In Marinicauda algicola, one DNA window encodes the following:
- a CDS encoding GntR family transcriptional regulator: MIESGKAANGPVADFGAIPNEKRGVTAIETAYTILRSRIIGGVYPPGSKLHLENLKSSLSVSGSTLREALTRLMADCLVVAEGQKGFTVAPMSLSDLEDLTSARITLETTTLIESIRLGNDTWEDNLVTCFHRLARAQERLEADPAGAFDIWEVRNKEFHDALVAAAPSNWLANFRHILFQNSERYRRLSGTQGPVPTEVHREHEEIFSAAMARDVDRAVAALTGHIRRAANVIRSNALIKE, translated from the coding sequence ATGATTGAGTCCGGAAAAGCAGCCAACGGACCGGTCGCTGACTTCGGCGCGATACCGAACGAGAAAAGGGGCGTAACAGCCATTGAGACTGCGTACACAATCCTGAGAAGCCGCATTATCGGGGGCGTGTATCCGCCGGGATCGAAGCTTCACCTTGAAAATCTGAAATCGTCACTGAGCGTTAGTGGCAGCACGCTGCGCGAGGCTCTGACACGCCTGATGGCTGACTGCCTTGTCGTTGCCGAAGGACAAAAGGGATTCACCGTCGCGCCAATGTCGCTCTCCGATCTAGAGGACCTCACGAGCGCTCGGATAACACTGGAAACAACCACCTTGATTGAGAGCATCAGGCTTGGGAACGACACTTGGGAAGACAACCTCGTTACATGCTTTCATCGGCTAGCGCGGGCCCAGGAACGACTCGAAGCCGATCCGGCAGGCGCCTTTGACATCTGGGAAGTTCGAAACAAAGAATTTCACGATGCGCTTGTCGCGGCGGCGCCGTCGAATTGGCTGGCGAACTTCAGACACATCCTATTTCAAAATTCTGAGCGCTATCGCCGCCTGTCGGGCACACAGGGGCCGGTTCCGACAGAGGTACACAGAGAACACGAAGAGATATTTTCTGCTGCGATGGCGCGTGATGTCGATCGCGCAGTTGCGGCACTCACCGGTCACATTCGACGCGCCGCAAATGTGATCCGGTCAAATGCTCTTATCAAGGAGTAG